TGAAGTTTTTATGGAGGTAATGGATCATTATGGGAGAGGCAGTGCTTCGTAAGGTTGGCGTTGAGGTGCATGGAATTCGTATGCCCGTGATCCGCAGGGGCGACGACCTGGTGAAGATGGCCGCGGAACACCTCGTCGAGGCCTCGTCTTCGGGCTACGCGCCCTTTACCCTCAGGGATCGCGACGTGGTGGGGGTCACGGAGTCCCTCGTGGCGAGGGCTCAGGGCAATATCATCACTCTGGAGGAGATAGCCGCGGACGTTCGCGACAAGATCCCGGAGGGGGATGCGGCGGTCGCCTTTCCCATCCTCAGCCGCAACCGGTTCATGCCCCTGCTCGACGGGATCGTCCGGGGCATCCGGGGAAAGGTGCATCTCTTCCTCTCCTTCCCTGCGGACGAGGTGGGCAACCACCTGATCGATCCCGCCGAGTACCTCAAGCGTTCCTCGGGCATGCCGGAGTGCTTCGGCACGGCGGAGTACGACGCACGGTTCGGGCGCTACAGGCATCCCTTCACGGGGGTGGACTACGTGGAGCTCTACAAGGACCTGGCCCCTGGGAGGATAGAAATCCACTTCACGAACAACCCGCTGCGCATCCTGGACGTCACCTCCCGGGTCGTGATGGCGAACATCCACAATCGAGTCCTCTATGCCGGCCTTCTGCGGGAAAGGGGAGCCTCGGTCTGGACCCTGGATCAGATCTGCACGGAACCGCGTTCCAATGGGGGCGGATACAACCCCGAGTTCGGGCTTCTGGGGTCCAACTACTCTCAGGAGGGGACCGTCAAGCTTTTCCCTCGCGATGCGGGGGCCTTCGCGCGCGGGCTTCAGCAGGAGATCCTTCGCCTCACCGGGCGCAGGGTCGAGGTCCTGGTCTACGGGGACGGCGCCTTCAAGGACCCCGTCTGCGGGATCTGGGAGCTGGCCGACCCCGTCGTCTCTCCCGGATACACGGACGGGCTGAAGGGCACGCCCTCCGAGATCAAGTTCAAGATGATCGCGGACAACGCCCAGGGGGATGCGGAGGAGGCCGTTCGCAGCGCCATTCAATCGAAGTCCGCCGCAAGCGGAAGGGATTCGGGTCTGGCGGAGGATAAAAACGCCCTTGGGACCACCCCGAGGCGCTATACGGATCTTCTGGGTTCCCTGTGCGACCTCGTCTCCGGGAGCGGGGACAAGGGCACCCCCGTCATTCACATATCGGGTTACTTCGACTCGTACATCGACGGATAGCCTCGCCGTAAGAGCCCGGCGGCACGAGTCAGAGGATCGATTCGGAAGATTGAATTTGGAAGATCGAATTTGAGGAGCGAGCCGAAACATTGAGGAGGAGAGCGATTGTGAGGCGAACTTTTTTTCCGACCATTTCTCTTGTGATCCTTGCCTTGTTCGCTTCGTTCGCCCCGATGCCTGCGCTGGCCTTTCCCCTGCGGGCGCGGGCGCTTTTCATCGGGGACATCATGGCCCACAAGCAGCAGCTGGACGCCGCGGCGACGGGGAGAAACGGCAGCAGAAAATGGGACTTCGCCCCGCAGTTCCGAAGGGTGCGGCCGCTCTTCGGGGGCGATGCCCTGATCGTCGGGAACCTGGAGACGACGTTCGCCGGCCCCGAAAGGGGGTATGCCGGGTATCCCTCGTTCAACACCCCGGACTCGCTCGCAGACGCGCTGGTCGGGCTGGGGGTCCGCGTCGTCACCCTGGCGAACAACCATATCCTGGACCGTGGGGCGGGAGGTGCGCGCCGAACCGTCGAGGTCCTGGACCGGGCGGGCATTCTGTGGACGGGGCTGGGGCTGGACGACATTCCCAAAAACGACGCGCTCCTGGTGGAGCATGGGGGGCTGAGGTGGGCCTTCGTCAACTACTCCTACGGGAGCAACCGGCTTCTCTCATCGAGCGACGTCCACCTCAACGTGATCTCGGACTCGGCGATATCCGAGGGACTCGCACGGGCGCGGGCCCTGAGCCCCGACATCGTCACGGCCTGTTTCCACTGGGGCCAGGAGTATCATTTTGTCCCGTCGGCCCATCAGAGGAGGGCGGCCGAGGCGGCTTTGGCACAGGGGGCCCATCTGGTCATCGGGACCCATCCTCACGTCCTGCAGCCGATGGAACTTCGTCTTGCCTCCTCTGATGACTATGGAGCCGAAGCCCGGCTCGTCGCCTGGTCCCTGGGGAACTTCGTGTCCTTTCAGCGGACGCTGCCGCGGGAGCGCAGCTGCGTGCTTGCGGTCGAGGTCGAAAAAGCGGCCGAGGACGAAGGAGTTCGTTTGGTCCGCGTCTCCGTTGCCCCGACGCGGGTGGCCCTCGTCCCCGCGGGCGGGGGGCGGCGGGCCGAGGTCGTCTACGCCGGAACGGGGGGCAGCTTCAACCATGCGGGGCTCCCCGCGTTGGAGCTGGACCGGACGCGGAAGGCCGGAAGGCGCGTCCTGGACTTTCTGGGCGCGGACGGCGAGCCCGACGAAAACGGATTCTATACGCTCTGGAGCGCCGAAGACCCCGGACGTCTCCCCATCCCCAGGCTCAAGTCCCCCGGCGATTGACGAATCCAGACGAATATAGATGATGATTCGTCGTACATCCTTGCTGGCGGGGCTCCTTGCCGCCGCTGTCCTGCTTTGTGTTTTTCCAATCCTTCCGGCCGGTGCGGCCCGGATCGACTGGTTCCTGCAGCCCGTATGGGAGCGGGCCTCCCGGTTCTCCGAGGGGCTCGCCGCCGTACGGTCCAGCGGGTATTGGGGTTATATCGATCCGGGGGGGCGTTGGGTCGTAGGGCCGACCCTCTCGGACGCCCATCCCTTCAGGGAGGGGGCCGCGGCCGTCTCGGTTCGGGGCCGGTGGGGTTTTCTGGACAGAAAGGGGAAGTTCTTCATCCCCCCAGCCTTCGATGCTGCCGGATCCTTCTGTGGGGAGCTTGCCGCCGTGCGGTCCGCGGACAAGTGGGGGTACGTCGACAGGGCGGGGCGGCTTGCGATACCCGCCAGTTTCGACTTGGCCGGCGACTTCTATCAGGGGCGGGCGGCGGTGGCGCTTGGGGGGCGGTATGGGTTCATCGACCGGCATGGAAAATGGGCCGTTGACCCGATCTACGACGGGGCCTGGCCCTTTGTGGAGGACCGCGCGGCGGTCCTCGTGAAGGGGAGACTGGGGTTCCTGGAGCTCTCGGGGGATACCGCCGTCGAGCCGCGCTACGATCCGGTGCTGGGCGGCAAGGTCTTCTCCGGTGGCGTTTCGGGGGTTGCGCTTCATGGCCTCTGGGGATTCATCGATTCGGCGGGAGACTGGGCCGTGGAGCCCTCATACGAGGCAGTCCTGGATTACAGCGAGGGCCTGGCTGCGGTGCGCCGCGCGGGGCTCTGGGGCTTCATCTCCTCGTCGGGAGAGCTGGCGATCCCCTACGTCTTCCAGGATGTGATGTCCTTCTCGGAGGGAACGGCCGGTGCGGCCAGCCAGGGACGATGGGGCTACATCGATCGCCGGGGCGCCTGGATGGCCGACCCCGTCTACCTGGAGGCCTGGCCCTTCTCGGAGGGCCTGGCCCCGGTGCGCAGCGCCTCCAACGGCAGATGGGGCTACGTGGGACGCAGCATCCCGCCCCTCTTCGGAGGGCGGAACTTCGAGGAGGCCGGGGCCTTCTCGGATGGGCTTGCCCTTGTGAGCGATGGGGGCGAAAAACATTACATCGATGTGCAGGGACGGGATGCCTTCGAGGGGGTGTTCGCGGATGCCCGGGATTTTTCGGAGGGGTTGGCCGCAGTGCTCTCCGGGGACCGTTGGGGGTACATCGACCATAAGGGCCGGATGGTGATCCCCCCACGTTTCGAGGCCGCAGGCCCCTGCTCCGAGGGGCTGCTTGCGGTCCGCATGAAGGGACGGTGGGGATTCATCGACAGGAAGGGAAACTGGGCTGTGAAGAACGTTTATGAGGAGGTTTGGCCCTTCTCGGATGGGCTGGCCGCGGTCCGAAAGGGGAAGAAGCTCGGCTACGTCGACGTATCCGGCAAGCTCAGGGTGCCCTGCCGCTTCGAGGTCCCCTCCCGAGGGTGCGCGGCGGGAAGATTTTCGGAGGGGCTGGCCGCCGTGTTGAAAAGCGGCAAAACCCTTTTCATAGACAAGAAGGGCAATGCCGTGATCCGGGGAGACTTCGTCCCCTGGACGGGCGAGGCCCCTCGCTTTCGCTGGGGCGTCGCCTGTCTGGAGACCTCGAAGGGGAGGTGGCGGTATGTGAACCGTGGCGGACGATATATCGGGGAGCCTCCTGTCGGCTCCGTCGATGCCGTTTCCGGCTCCGTCCCCGGCATCCTGCCCTATCGCTCGGATACGGGCGTCTGGGGCTACAGGAACCTGGACGGAACCGTCGTCATCCCGCCCTTTCTCGACGCGGCGCGCCCCTTCAGAGAGGGAATGGCGGCCGTATCTTTGGGGGGACGCTGGTGGTACATCGCCGAGCCCAAACGATAGCGTCGGAGCTTTTCCTGGACGGATATCCGGCCGGGCCTCAGTGCCCATGGACGGAGGAGGAGCACCGACCTTAACTGTTGTCCCGCCTCCAGCGCGTCGATAGCGCGGCAGTTGTGCCGCGTATCGACGTAAGCGACCGACACAGCCTCCGAAGACTGCGTCTTTGGAGGGCTGGTCGTCTGCTTAGCTGCCTTGACCGGACGGCGGGATGCACCTATAATCAGGGCAGCGTAAGGAAGTTGCGCCTTTTGATGGGATTTTTCCTTTTCAAAATAGAGGTGGGATGACGTGTGCGGATGGCCTTGGCCTTTGAAGACGTTTTTTCCCTTGACTTTTTCCTGAGCGGACGGCATGATCGTGCGTGCGTGCGTGCGTGCGTCTCTCTGTCCTTCTGCCCTGTACTCCTGAACGGCGAAGGACGGAGGTCGGTTTTTCCATTCTTCCATAAACAAATGAGACGTTCCGCCCGTTCCGCGCCCTTGAGCGCGAGACGGGCGGTTTGTCTGTGCTGGGGTTCGTTTTTCTGATACCCATTCGCGCTATGGGTCTGCCGAGAGCCGGGGGAGGTGAGTGAGGCATCTTGAGACGTTCGGGACTTTTGTTTCAGGTGTTTCAGGGTGTGGATCTGCATTTTTGTGAGTTTGAGAGGAGGATGGGAAGATGCGTGTGAGCAGGAGGTTCTTGCGCACGGCGGCGCTGGCGATGGTGTTCGCCCTGGCTTTCGCCGGGACCGCGCTGGCGGTGAATAGTACGTGGACGGGTGGAGGACCCGACAAGAAGTGGGGTACTGCTGCTAACTGGGATAACGGTATCCCAGGAACCGGCGACAAGGCGATCATCACAGCAAGCGCCGAGGTGGAGGTTGACGGGCTGGCAGCGGCTGAGGTGGTGGACCTTGCCGAGGGCGCAAAGCTGACGCTGAATAATGTATTGGACCTCGACAACGGCGGCGCACTCAGGGCCTCGGGCAACGCGACGGTGACGAGCAAGGCGGCAGGTGGACTGAAGTTTACCACCACCAACAATGTTATCGTCTTCCCGGGCAAGACCCTGACCCTGGCGGCAGAGGGTGCGGGGACCATCGTCGGCGACGCCGCCAACGCCCTGGAACTCTCCGGCGGTGGCACGCTGACTCTGAAGACTCAGGTGGCGACGGTCGACGACCTGAAGATCAAGGAAGGCAGCACGCTGGTCGTGGACGTCGATGACGCCCTGCCGGAGCTTGACGGCAACAGAACGACCCTTGTGGAGATCGAGAAGGGCAACCTCGTGGTCAATGCGGGGGACTTCGGCAACATCGTCGATACGCTGCTCCTGAGGGAGGGCAACCTGACGCTGAACAATCCGATGAAGGAGGCCCTCAAGATCGTGAGGATCTGGAGCGGCGACCTGGTTGTTGCGAAGGGCGTCGAGATCGGAAACGGGACGGACGGTGAGCTGGAGCTGGGGAAAGCCGCCGACAAGGTCGGACATCTTAAGCTCAAGGGGGACATGACCCTCGCGAAGCTGAAGACGGAGGACACCGCAAACACGATCACGGTCGCGAGCGGCAAGACCCTGATCGTCAAAGAACTTACTGGTGATAACCTCAACGCCGAGGTGACCGGGGACCTGAAGCTGACGCTTGCGAATGGCAAGACAGGCACCCTGAACAAGGATGTCCAAGGGAAGGTCGAGTTCGTGGCTCCCGGCGGCGGCGGAACGGCGACCCTGGCCCTCGCTGCGGACGTGAAGGTGATTTCGGTCGATTTTACGGCGGCGGCCATGGGCGATACCTTTAAACTGGACCTTGGCGGCAAGAACGAGATTGGAAACCTGAGCTTCGCGAAGACGACCGCCGGCCTGACGGTCAAGAGCGATGGAGCTGCGGATACGGAGAACACAATCCACTTCCTTCAGCCTGCCGCTGACGCCACGCTGGAGCTTTCGGGGGGCACTCGAGCTCTGGTGGTCCGGGACGGAACGAAGGGCGCGAACTGGAACTTGAAGGTGGGCACAACCGAGACGTTCAGGGTGAAGAGCAGGGGCCTGCTCTCCGGGATGGTCAAGGCGGAGCTCGCTAATAACAGCATCCTGACCCTGCCCAGCGGGGAGTTCCCGAATCTGGAGTTGAGCGCCGTCAACCCCGCCAACCCCACGACGATCGAGGTCGACGCAGCGACGCAGGCCCCGGTCCTGAAGCTGAAGAAGATCGACGTCGTTGCTGGTAAGACGCTGAAGATGAACCGTCCCAAGACCTGGTGGAAGAGCCTGGCGGTGGGCGATACGGTCGTGTTATTGAAGGCCGAGGATGTGGAACTGAATGGCACTGGCAAGATTGAGGGCAATCCTGGTGACGACGCTGAGGCGAAGATCGAGTGGAAGGACGCCGAGAAGGCGCTGGTCCTCACGGCGAAGGACAATCTTAAGGTCCCCGAGCTGGTGGCGAAGGTGACGGCCTCGGGGAACAAGCGTTTTGTAAACGTCACGGTCTCGAATGACGTTGATGTGGTTGCCGCTTCTTGGCGCGCTGAGCTTTTGAGCGTTGTCGCTCCGGGCCCCGTGTCTGTGACTTTAAAGGCTGGAGCCACCACGAAGGCCGCGTCCTTTGAGGTGGAGGTGGGCGTCGGTTTCACGAGTGGGACCCTGAGGGTGTACGCCAAGAACCAGGTCGCGCCAAATTTTGAGGGTTTTGTCGACGCCGACCTGAATGCCGTTCCCGGCGGCGGTGGTGGCGGCGGCGGCACGCCCGGTACGCCGGGTACGCCCGCGGCCCCGAGCATCGACCCGAGCAGCTGGGAGACGACGAGCACCAGCGCCCCGGACGCTGAGGGGAACGTGACCGTCCAGCTCGCGGCGACGCTGAAGCTCGAGGGGACGCCGAAGTCCCTGGATGTGGTCGCCTCCGGGATGAGGGAGAAGCCGAAGGCCGAGCTGCTGGATGGCAGCGGCAAGGTTGTCGTGAGCTCCATGCCGGTGGTCAAGGCGAGCGCGAAGAGCTACAAGCTGAGGCTGACGTGCAAGACCACGAAGGCCGACATCGACTCGGGCAAGGCGGAGATCGAGAAGGTGCTGGTGGCGACGGACGACGGCAAGGTCCGTACGATCACGGTGAACAAGAAGCTGAAGGATATCGCCAAGCCGGGCGGAAACCCCGGACAGCCTGGTAATCCTGGGCAGCCTGGCAACCCTGGTAATCCTGGACAGCCCGGTAATCCCGGGCAGCCTGGTAACCCCGGAGACTCCAAGGGCAGCTCCGGCGGCGGGTGCGACGCGGGATGGAGTGGGTTAGCACTGGCTCTTGCAGCTGCGTTCCTGCTGAGGAGGAAAGCTTAACCGGCGACGTAAAGGCTATCGACAAAAGAAAACAGACCCCCCGGCTCAACCGGGGGGTCTTTCTCGATTTCCTGCTTTTGTTGACACGCCCTAAATGAACGACGGGACGGAATGCGGCTTCCGCGCCTCGCGGCGTTCCGGGATGCCGTAGATCTGAGGGGATACGGCCACGAATATTCGGGTCATGAGGTCGGCGTCGTTGAAGACGGCCTTGAAGAGGGCTACCCTCAAGAGCTCCCCCGTATTCTTGCGATACGTCGCGAACGAGGACTGGCGCGTCACGAACAGCTCTTTCAGAACCTGGACAGCCGCGGAGCGATCGGGGAAGAGAAAGGGCATGGAGTGCATCAACAGGGCATTTTTCTCGACCCCATAGAGCTCCCCCAGGGCATCGTTGGCGTTGGTGAGGAGGATATCATCCAGATAACGGTTCAAAACCGTATCGGCATTCGCGGGTTGAGGCCTCGCCAGGGGCTGCAGGGGAACCATGCGCCCCAGCCCGAGGAAGGGCTGGGAGAAGATGAAGTCCTGCTCCTGGCCGCTGACGCTGTGTTGGACGATGAGGTCCCTATCCTGCTCGATACGGCGGAGGATGCAATAAAGGGCTGTGATCGTGTCCTCGGTACCGAAGTGGACGGAGCAGGACATCTCCATCTCCAGGACCTTTCCCGACTCTCCAACCAAGGTGGTCGGGGCCTGAAGCTGCCCCACCTTGGAGAGCATGTCCAGAAACCGCAGGGCGTCCTCCTCCCGATAAAAAAAGGACATAAAGCCCTTTCCCTTCAACGGAAAGTCGGTTATCCCCAAGCTGGGATCCCTCTGGCCGAACAACTTCCGCGCGGCTTTGCTCGCCTTGTGGACGACGAATCCCCGCCCCAGGTTCATGAGGTAACTGATCCGGTCCTCCTCGTCGAGCAGGATGGGCACGTCCCGCGAACGGGGGCGGAACTCCAGCCACGGCTCCTGGGTCATGTCGACGAAGGCGTTGAAAGCGGCGATGTCCTCGGCCTGATGCGAAAGGGCTATGTCGGTCGGCAACACGATGTGCAGATACGCCATGATAAACTCCTCCCCGTCGAAGATCAGGATATCCACGGTGGCGGAGATCGTTTTCAGGCTGCCCTGCGGGTCCGCGAATTGAAAGACGAACGGGGTCTTGTCGTCCCTGCTGCGTTTTGTCCTGAAATAAAGGTCCAATAGACCATGCCGGATCGGGCGCGTCAGTTGGGGAATGTGAATAAACGACCTGCCCTTGATGTTCTCGTCGAGGAAACCCAGCTCACGGACGAAAGCCGCGTTACAGGCAAGGATGCGTCTCATCTTGGAACTTACGACGAGGACAGGATCCGAAAGGCTGTCAATAATCGCTTGCGTTTCTCGATTGATCTGCACGACGGCAACCTCCCGAACGTAATTTCAATACCCTGCCGATATTTTACGCTGAAGGGCGGTAAAAGGCAATTCGCGGTTTTCCTTCCCTACAGGCTTTACGTCCGCGGGAATGGCGTCGCCCGATCCTCGGAGACAGCTTCTTTCGCCCTCCTTAAACTTTTTTGCCGGGAAACCGTACGACAATGCTCAATACCCCGACCAGCAGCATCACCGGCAGGGTGATCCCCACCGGGGTGTCGTAGGGCAGGAGCAGACGATAGAGGATGAAGCCGATCGTCCATAAAAGGGCGCTCCTGAGGTCCAGCGGACGGCTGGGGTCGATCTCCCGCCTGCCGAGGAGCCAATAGTCCACGAACAGGATCGAGAACAGCGGGGCGAACACGGAGCCGATGAAGAACAGGAAGTTCTCGTACTGCTCCATGGATACGGACGCGGCCAATACGGTCCCGAGGGCGCAGACCAGGACCGCAACCGTTTTCTCGTTCAGCCTCTCGCTGAGGTTGGCGGCGCTGACCCCAGCCGAGTAGACGTCGAGGAAGGTGGTGGTCACGGTGGAAAAGAGGACGATCAACAGGGCGGCGAGCCCCAGGCCGGCTGCAAGGAGGATCCGAGCGATGTCGGAGGTCCCGGCGAAGAGGGACGCGCCCAGCCCGATGGCGAACATCAGTACGCTCCCCGCGAAATAGCTCAGCACGCTGACCCCCGTCCCCAGAAATGGACGCCGCAGCCTTCGCGTATAGTCGGAGATGAGTGGCATCCATGAGAGCGACATGGCGACGTTCAGCTCGACGGCGGCTCCGAAGGAAATCGGTTCCCCCGCCGCCGCTCCGGCCCCCGTCTGTCCCAGGACCGTGAACCCCAGGACGAGGGAGAGTCCAAAGAGCATCGTCACCACGACGATATTGACGCGGGCCAGGTTCTTGATGCCCATGAGGACCCACAGGGCGATCAGGATTCCGATGACGACGCACCCCGCGGCCTCGTTCTGGAACCCCCAGAGCTCCCCCGTGATGCCGTCCATGGCCTTGGCTCCGCTGACGATCATGATGGCCGTCCAACCCAGCAGCTGCACCAGATTGAGGATGGAAAAGACGTAGGAGCCGTACCTCCCGAAGGAGATGCGAACCGACCTGGCGGCCGAGAGGCCGCTTTGCGCGCCGATCAGCCCCGCGGGGAGGAGCAGGATGGCCCCGATGACGTGCCCCACCAGGATGGCCCCCATGCCCCTTTCAAAGCCAAGAGGCGCCAGCAGCGCGCCGGTGAGGATCTCAGCGATGGAGACCGCCGCGCCGAACCACAGGAGCATTTGGCTGAACGTGGATACCTTCTCGAGTTCCGTCTGTGTGCTCATGCTCTCTTCTCCTCTCCGTCCATTCCTCTCAGGCCCTCCCTGTAGAGGTCGTAAAAGTGGTGTGTGGGGCCATGTCCCTTCCCGATGGAAAGCGCGTGTTCGATGGCCGTGGTAACGTAGCGCTTGGCCCGTTCCGCGGCCCCGGCGACGTCGTATCCCAGGGCCAGATTCGAGGCGATGGCCGAGGAGAACGTGCAGCCCGTGCCGTGCGTGTTTTTCGTGTCGATGCGGTGCGCCTCGAGGAGCCGGAAGTCCGTGCCGTCAAAAAGGACGTCGACGGCGTCCCCCGAGGCATGCCCGCCCTTCACCAGGACGCTGCAGCAGCCCATGGCGTGGATGCGCCGTGCCGCCTCCTTCATGTCGTCCAGGGTTTCGATCTTCATGCCGGCGATCCGCTCTGCCTCCGGGATGTTCGGCGTCAGGACGTCCGCCAGGGGAACGATCGTCTCGATCAAGGCGCCCACCGCCCCGGGGTCCATCAGAGGGCAGCCGTTCTTGGCGTACATGACCGGATCGACGACCACGTTTTGGGGGGCGTACCGCTTCAGCCTCCCCGCGACGGCCCTCATGCACACGGGGGTGGAGAGCATCCCCACCTTCACGGCATCCGCCCCGATATCCTCGAAGACCGCGTCCATCTGCTTCTCGATCATGTCCGGCGTCACGTCCTGGATGGCGATTACCCGGCTGGTGTTCTCCGCCACCACCGATACGACGACGCTCATGCCGAAGACCCCGTGGGCCGAGAACGTCTTGAGGTCGGCCTGGATCCCCGCTCCGCCGCTGCAATCGGAGCCCGCTACGGTCAACACTTTACGCATGGCAAGGACCTCCCGAATCAAAAGTTGAAGGGCGCCTTTCCATTACAGGAAAGCGCCCTTCTTCGTGACGACACACATCTCTGCTTCCCTACGCCGGTATTAGCCGACAGGTTCAAGGGGTCAGGTTTTAACCTTCTCAACGCACTTCAGTTCCCCCGCAAACGATATTCTTTTATCCAAGCCCTATTCTAGGCCAGTGCCGAACCGAAGTCAAGCGCACGATATCCGCAATATCGGGCGGATACCGCCCTTGAATTTGTACTCAAACCTGATAATATTTGAAAAATGGACGCAAAGACGATAGACGGCGCCATCGACGCCTTTATGGCGTATGTCGGCAGCAGGACCGCTTCCGAGCATACGCTGACTAACTATGCGGTGGATCTGAAGCAGTTTTCGGAGTATCTGGAGGGGCGGTCCCTATCGGACGTCAGCCTCGTGGAACCTGCGGTTCTGCGCTCTTATCTCCGGGAACTGTCGGGGTGGGGCTATGCCCGAACGACGATATCCCGCAAGCTCTCCTCCCTGCGCGGCCTCTTCTCCTTTTTGAAGGAACGCGGCATCCTGGACAGGGATCCGGCCCGTGCCCTACGCGGCCCCTCGGCCCCGCGGGGACTGCCGAAGGCGCTCTCGGAGGAGGCCGTGAATCGGATGTTCGAGATGGCCTCGGCGAGCGAGTCCCCCGTCCGGGACACGGCGATCCTGGAGCTGCTCTACGGGTGCGGGCTTCGGGTGTCGGAGCTCACGGGGCTCAAGTGGGCGGACGTGGACATCCAGGAGCGCTGGATCGTCGTCCTGGGCAAGGGGGACAAGGAAAGGCGCGTGCCCTTCGGGAGCTGCGCGCGGAGGGCGCTCGAGCGGCTTGGGGCGCAGCGCGACCCGGCGGAGCCCTACGTCTTTTCAGGGCGCGGGGGCAAGGCCCTCACGGTTCGGACGGTGCACCGCATCGTTACGACCCTGGCCGAGCGCGCGGGGCTGGAGGGCGTGACGCCCCACGTCCTGCGCCACAGCTGTGCGACGCACCTGGTGGAGCGGGGGGCGTCGCTGAAGTTCGTGCAGGAATTCCTGGGGCACGAGAGCCTCTCCACGACGCAGATCTACCTCACCATCAGCGCGTCCTGGATGAAGGAGAGCTACGCCTCGGCCCATCCCCGGGCCAGGGTCGGCGAAGATGCTTCGTGAGACTGTCCCGCGAGGCCGGAACGATATATGGCGACAACGATGAGAGAACGGAAAAGAGAGAACGGAAACGGAAGTTGCGGAAAGGATGAGGACACTGTTTAAGGGAACGACCATCGTGTGCGTCCGCTCGGGAGAGAGGGTGGCCATGGCCGGGGACGGCCAGGTAACCCTGGGGAGCCAGATCGTCAAGTCGGGGGCGCGGAAGGTGCGCCGCCTCTTCAACGGGAAGATCCTGACGGGGTTCGCGGGCAGCACCGCCGACGCCATGACCCTGCTCGAGCGGTTCGAGAACCGTCTGGAGCAGGAGAAGGGTGACCTGATGAAGGCGGCCGTCAAGCTGGTGAGGGAATGGCGCACGGATAAAGCGCTGCGCCGCCTCGAGGCGATGATGCTGGCGGCGGATTCCAGGCACACCCTGCTGCTCAGCGGGGCGGGGGACATCCTGGAGCCGGAGGGCAGCGCGGCGTCCATCGGGTCGGGGTCCGGTTATGCCCTGGCTGCGGCGCGGGCGTTCTGCGAGGGGACGGACTGGCCTCCCGAGCGCATCGCCAAACGAGCCATCGAGCTGGCCTCGGAGATCTGCATCTACACGGACAACGTTGTGACGCTGGAGGTGCTGGAATGACGCCCCATTTGGACTCCGCCCTGACGCCCTCCCGGGTGATCGAGTATCTGGACCGCTATATCGTAGGTCAGGAGAAGGCCAAGCGCGCCGTGGCGGTGGCGCTTCGCAACCGCCTGCGCCGCAGGATGCTCCCACCCGAGATGGCGCACGAGGTCATGCCCAAGAACATCCTGATGGTGGGGCCGACGGGCGTGGGTAAGACCGAGATCGCCCGGCGCCTGGCGACGCTGGTTCATGCGCCCTTCATCAAGGTCGAGGCCACGAAGTTCACGGAGGTGGGGTATGTGGGACGGGACGTGGAGTCCATGATCCGCGACCTCGTCGAGTTCGCCGTGACCATGGTGCGCAAACGGATGCTGGAGGACGTCCAGACTCCCGCTCTGGAGCGGGCGGAGCAGCGCCTGGTCGACGTCCTGCTGCCCAGGAGCGAAAAGAAATTCTCCGTC
The sequence above is a segment of the uncultured Fretibacterium sp. genome. Coding sequences within it:
- a CDS encoding CapA family protein, producing the protein MRRTFFPTISLVILALFASFAPMPALAFPLRARALFIGDIMAHKQQLDAAATGRNGSRKWDFAPQFRRVRPLFGGDALIVGNLETTFAGPERGYAGYPSFNTPDSLADALVGLGVRVVTLANNHILDRGAGGARRTVEVLDRAGILWTGLGLDDIPKNDALLVEHGGLRWAFVNYSYGSNRLLSSSDVHLNVISDSAISEGLARARALSPDIVTACFHWGQEYHFVPSAHQRRAAEAALAQGAHLVIGTHPHVLQPMELRLASSDDYGAEARLVAWSLGNFVSFQRTLPRERSCVLAVEVEKAAEDEGVRLVRVSVAPTRVALVPAGGGRRAEVVYAGTGGSFNHAGLPALELDRTRKAGRRVLDFLGADGEPDENGFYTLWSAEDPGRLPIPRLKSPGD
- a CDS encoding coenzyme F420-0:L-glutamate ligase, with product MGEAVLRKVGVEVHGIRMPVIRRGDDLVKMAAEHLVEASSSGYAPFTLRDRDVVGVTESLVARAQGNIITLEEIAADVRDKIPEGDAAVAFPILSRNRFMPLLDGIVRGIRGKVHLFLSFPADEVGNHLIDPAEYLKRSSGMPECFGTAEYDARFGRYRHPFTGVDYVELYKDLAPGRIEIHFTNNPLRILDVTSRVVMANIHNRVLYAGLLRERGASVWTLDQICTEPRSNGGGYNPEFGLLGSNYSQEGTVKLFPRDAGAFARGLQQEILRLTGRRVEVLVYGDGAFKDPVCGIWELADPVVSPGYTDGLKGTPSEIKFKMIADNAQGDAEEAVRSAIQSKSAASGRDSGLAEDKNALGTTPRRYTDLLGSLCDLVSGSGDKGTPVIHISGYFDSYIDG
- a CDS encoding WG repeat-containing protein, with the protein product MMIRRTSLLAGLLAAAVLLCVFPILPAGAARIDWFLQPVWERASRFSEGLAAVRSSGYWGYIDPGGRWVVGPTLSDAHPFREGAAAVSVRGRWGFLDRKGKFFIPPAFDAAGSFCGELAAVRSADKWGYVDRAGRLAIPASFDLAGDFYQGRAAVALGGRYGFIDRHGKWAVDPIYDGAWPFVEDRAAVLVKGRLGFLELSGDTAVEPRYDPVLGGKVFSGGVSGVALHGLWGFIDSAGDWAVEPSYEAVLDYSEGLAAVRRAGLWGFISSSGELAIPYVFQDVMSFSEGTAGAASQGRWGYIDRRGAWMADPVYLEAWPFSEGLAPVRSASNGRWGYVGRSIPPLFGGRNFEEAGAFSDGLALVSDGGEKHYIDVQGRDAFEGVFADARDFSEGLAAVLSGDRWGYIDHKGRMVIPPRFEAAGPCSEGLLAVRMKGRWGFIDRKGNWAVKNVYEEVWPFSDGLAAVRKGKKLGYVDVSGKLRVPCRFEVPSRGCAAGRFSEGLAAVLKSGKTLFIDKKGNAVIRGDFVPWTGEAPRFRWGVACLETSKGRWRYVNRGGRYIGEPPVGSVDAVSGSVPGILPYRSDTGVWGYRNLDGTVVIPPFLDAARPFREGMAAVSLGGRWWYIAEPKR
- a CDS encoding collagen-like protein is translated as MRVSRRFLRTAALAMVFALAFAGTALAVNSTWTGGGPDKKWGTAANWDNGIPGTGDKAIITASAEVEVDGLAAAEVVDLAEGAKLTLNNVLDLDNGGALRASGNATVTSKAAGGLKFTTTNNVIVFPGKTLTLAAEGAGTIVGDAANALELSGGGTLTLKTQVATVDDLKIKEGSTLVVDVDDALPELDGNRTTLVEIEKGNLVVNAGDFGNIVDTLLLREGNLTLNNPMKEALKIVRIWSGDLVVAKGVEIGNGTDGELELGKAADKVGHLKLKGDMTLAKLKTEDTANTITVASGKTLIVKELTGDNLNAEVTGDLKLTLANGKTGTLNKDVQGKVEFVAPGGGGTATLALAADVKVISVDFTAAAMGDTFKLDLGGKNEIGNLSFAKTTAGLTVKSDGAADTENTIHFLQPAADATLELSGGTRALVVRDGTKGANWNLKVGTTETFRVKSRGLLSGMVKAELANNSILTLPSGEFPNLELSAVNPANPTTIEVDAATQAPVLKLKKIDVVAGKTLKMNRPKTWWKSLAVGDTVVLLKAEDVELNGTGKIEGNPGDDAEAKIEWKDAEKALVLTAKDNLKVPELVAKVTASGNKRFVNVTVSNDVDVVAASWRAELLSVVAPGPVSVTLKAGATTKAASFEVEVGVGFTSGTLRVYAKNQVAPNFEGFVDADLNAVPGGGGGGGGTPGTPGTPAAPSIDPSSWETTSTSAPDAEGNVTVQLAATLKLEGTPKSLDVVASGMREKPKAELLDGSGKVVVSSMPVVKASAKSYKLRLTCKTTKADIDSGKAEIEKVLVATDDGKVRTITVNKKLKDIAKPGGNPGQPGNPGQPGNPGNPGQPGNPGQPGNPGDSKGSSGGGCDAGWSGLALALAAAFLLRRKA